In Sporosarcina psychrophila, a genomic segment contains:
- a CDS encoding DUF4349 domain-containing protein, producing the protein MKRNVFLALLLSGLLVFMASCSSSESKKDIQMESSSTSQDTATTEQENKAETEELANEQSKVIPTNRKIIHRAELQLNVKKLENTQLIIEKKVSDYGGYIVESNVHRESEESISARLTVRIPEQHFQKFLTDAEGEAAEVLNRNVTGEDVTEQYIDLESRVKSKRTVEERLLEFMGKAEKTEDLLKISSDLSKVQEEIELIVGKMKYLENQTSFSTIEITMYENSVIVPGLDSKNLDTWDKTKKQLATSTNFIFATGSGLIVFFIGNLPVLLLLLLVGIGIYFGVNRMKKPK; encoded by the coding sequence ATGAAGCGAAATGTGTTTTTGGCTCTACTATTATCAGGCTTACTTGTATTTATGGCGTCCTGCAGTTCAAGCGAATCAAAGAAAGACATTCAGATGGAGAGCTCATCAACATCGCAAGATACGGCAACTACAGAGCAAGAGAATAAAGCTGAAACAGAAGAGTTAGCCAACGAACAATCTAAAGTGATCCCAACGAATAGGAAAATCATCCACAGGGCGGAATTACAGCTCAATGTGAAAAAACTTGAAAATACTCAGCTTATAATAGAGAAAAAGGTGAGTGACTATGGAGGTTATATCGTTGAATCGAATGTGCATCGGGAAAGCGAGGAAAGTATAAGTGCTCGGCTCACTGTTCGAATCCCAGAGCAGCACTTTCAAAAGTTTTTAACGGATGCCGAAGGGGAAGCGGCTGAAGTTTTGAATCGTAATGTGACCGGGGAAGATGTAACCGAACAATATATTGATCTAGAGTCCAGGGTGAAATCAAAACGAACAGTAGAGGAAAGGCTGCTCGAGTTTATGGGGAAGGCAGAAAAAACAGAGGATTTATTGAAAATATCGTCTGATTTATCCAAAGTCCAAGAGGAAATCGAATTAATTGTAGGAAAGATGAAGTATCTAGAAAATCAGACGTCATTTTCTACTATTGAAATAACAATGTATGAAAATAGTGTTATTGTTCCAGGACTAGACAGTAAAAATTTAGACACGTGGGATAAAACTAAAAAACAACTTGCTACAAGTACAAATTTTATCTTTGCGACGGGTTCGGGCCTGATTGTCTTTTTCATCGGAAACTT
- a CDS encoding AI-2E family transporter produces the protein MTKKLWFQVGVGILLAMLIIKYFIEIQGIFSPLVIIAKAIFIPLLLGGVLYYITEPVQRFLEKRKVPRWGSILSVIAILVAVVWIFVAIIAPPVTNQINKLVENTPTIAQEINDLTYTLLQQKSDLPPKLEDSIDSAVESLQSIAVNFGKWVVQFLQSFFQAMFLLILVPFFFIFILKDHEKFAPFIYNFFSGKRREWIKKTLHDIDTVLRSYIQGQLLISFLLAILLFAGYMIIGLEYALLLAIFGLFMNLIPFIGPWISAVPAIIIGFIQDPKIGILAAVVMVIAQQVESNLITPNVMGKSLDIHPLTVITVILAAGNIAGFLGIIVAVPAYAVGKAIVKNIYARRKEIKSAATKTV, from the coding sequence GTGACGAAAAAGTTATGGTTTCAAGTAGGTGTTGGAATACTGCTTGCTATGCTAATTATTAAATACTTTATAGAGATTCAAGGGATTTTTTCGCCTTTAGTAATCATAGCAAAGGCAATATTCATACCATTATTACTTGGCGGAGTTCTATATTATATTACGGAACCGGTTCAACGTTTTCTGGAAAAACGTAAAGTACCAAGGTGGGGAAGCATTCTTTCGGTTATAGCGATTCTCGTAGCAGTCGTTTGGATATTCGTAGCAATTATTGCTCCTCCAGTAACGAATCAAATTAATAAATTAGTCGAAAATACGCCTACTATCGCCCAAGAAATAAATGACTTGACATACACATTACTTCAACAAAAAAGTGATTTACCACCAAAACTTGAAGATTCAATTGATAGTGCGGTTGAATCACTTCAATCCATAGCGGTTAATTTTGGGAAATGGGTTGTTCAATTTTTACAATCCTTCTTTCAAGCAATGTTCCTGCTTATATTAGTCCCGTTTTTCTTCATTTTCATCCTGAAAGATCATGAAAAGTTTGCTCCGTTCATATACAATTTCTTTTCGGGAAAACGTCGGGAATGGATCAAAAAGACCTTACATGATATCGATACTGTACTCCGTTCTTATATCCAAGGGCAGTTGTTAATCAGTTTTCTATTAGCAATTCTGTTGTTTGCAGGTTATATGATTATTGGACTGGAGTATGCACTGTTATTAGCCATTTTTGGATTGTTCATGAACCTCATTCCTTTCATTGGCCCATGGATTTCAGCTGTTCCTGCAATCATCATCGGTTTTATACAGGATCCGAAGATTGGTATTTTAGCTGCAGTCGTAATGGTGATCGCCCAGCAAGTTGAAAGTAATCTTATTACACCAAATGTAATGGGTAAATCACTGGATATTCATCCACTTACAGTCATTACTGTTATATTGGCAGCAGGTAATATTGCAGGTTTTCTCGGTATTATCGTTGCTGTTCCGGCGTATGCAGTTGGTAAAGCCATCGTTAAGAATATTTATGCAAGGCGGAAGGAAATCAAAAGCGCTGCGACGAAGACTGTTTAA